Within Methanobacterium formicicum DSM 3637, the genomic segment TATTATTATATATTTGGTTGGGGAGGCAAATATGATTTCAATCAATTTATTAATTGGTTCCTTCATTGTGTTAGTAACTCTAATAGTAATGTTCCTGGCAGATTCACTTAACATCAATAAAGATAAGGGAATAAAAATTCTTTTTATCCTGTTTGTGTTAACTATAATAAGTTTAACTATTTCCTACTTTATTAATTCAAGTATATTGCTTCTTGCGGGTTCAGTGTACATGTTTGCAGCACTTGCTTTTTCTTTATTACATTCCTCAAAGTTTGTTGGAAATAAAAAAACATTAATATTCTTCTTATTAGCAGGGTTCAGTGGGTTCATATCAGAAATTTTATGTGTTAAATATGGTTTGTTTGGTGAATACTATTATTACACCGGAACGGGGTTGTTACTTAATCTAATTCCCCTCCTACTACCTATTTCATGGGCAGTGATAATATACATCTGTTATACCATTACCAATTTCTTTATATATGGCTTTGGAGGTGAAAAACCCAGATATAAGCATAATTTATTGTATTTAGTGGGGTTTTTAGTTTTATTGTCTGTTATTGATGGTATGATTGCCGTGAACCTGGACATGATTATGGATCCAGTGGCAGTTTCACCACTGGTTCAACAGTGGGTTTGGGTTAATGGAGGGCCCTACTTTGGCATACCAATAGGAAATTTCATATTATGGTTTTTAATAACATTTGTTTCCACATTTATATTCAGATTATACGAATCATTTAAACCAGGAGATGGAAAATCATCACATAATATGGGGTTGTACGCTTACGCGCCTGTAGTTTACTTTTTATATTTAATACAACAAGCGGCCTTTGCCATAGAACTAAACCATATTGAATATGTTCTAATTGGTGCTGCAACCATGATGCCTTTTATAATACTTCCTTTTTTATATTATGTTATTCAAAAAAAATGAGGTTAGTCAAAAAAAGAGGTTGTTAAATAAATTTTCTGGATATCTTACACTTCCTAAGGCCTGGAAAATGGAAAAAATATCAACTTAATAGCACAAAATCAAATGTTACTTTATGATAACTTATAATGATAGTAAAAACTAGGAAATTGTTTAAGAACTTCATAAATGTCATTTAATCATGAAAAACGATGAATCATGATATAAGAATACATATAATTTATCTATGTTAAGTTACTTTATTAATATTATAATAAAGATCAATGTTTAGTTAATTTGTATGTGATAATAAAGATTAATATTTAGTTGCTCTGTTAATATTACACTAAAAGAGGAGTTATAATGTTAAAGAATATTTCAGGAATTTACGAGTCTTCCAGAAAATTTCCCTATGAACAGTATTTAATTACATCGTTCCCATTTTTTGCTATTTTGTTTATGAATGGGTTTAATATTTCATTTTATTCTTTATTTTTATTAGCACCGTTTATAACAGTGATGGCAGGATTATTCATGTATAATACTATCTGTGATGCACCTCAGGATCCGGAATTTAAAAATCCAATAACTCGGGGGGATGTTTCTGAAAAAACTGTAAAATTAAGCATGTGGGCATGTGTAATTTTGTCCATTTTCTTAGTTCTGCTTTTATATAAATCCTACGTATCGGACATAATTTTCATATTATATTTGTTTCTATCTTTTTCCTACAGTGGTTTAAGATTAAGATTTAAAGAAACAATTTTTGGTCCGCCTGTTGCTTCATTCCTCCTATTTTGTGCAGCACCCTTACTCCTACTGGTTGAATTCAGTTATTTCAATTTTTCAGCTATTTTATTATTATTAGGGCTATTCATTGTTTATTTTGGTCATGAAATCAAACATACCATAATAGAATATGACATGGATAAATCCGCAAATTGCCAGACCTTTGCGGTGGTAATTGGGAAAAAGAATTCTACCATAATAGAATACCTAACACTAATAATAGGATTTGTGATCATTTTAATGAGTATCAATTTAATTGTTAGTTCTTCTATTATAACGGTTGTATTCGGTTTATTAGCGTTGATTGCAATTATATCAACCATTTTATATGGTCATAAGAATAATTATGACATAAATAAAGACACTTTTTATAATGATTTGCCCTATATAACTACTAAAATACTTTATATTGGCTATGCTTGTTTAATATTGAATATTCCAGAATTGATAATCTTCTTTATTATCTGGATTTTATTCACAGACAAATATCTGTAAAATGTGAAAATTTTTGTAAAATGAGAAAAATGATCTCGATTATCTGTGTTTACAATGATGAAGAAATTTTAAACAGATTTTTACTCGAAAGTTTGAAACACCAGACAAAAGAATATGAACTGATTCTTTTAGATAATCGAAAAAATCATTTTAAATCTGCTGCGGAAGCTTTAAACCATGGGGGTATGATTTCCAATGGAAAATATCTGATGTTTGTTCATCAAGACGTGGCTCTGTGTGCAGATGATACACTGGAAAATTTTGAGAAAATATTAGAATCATTACCTGATACTGGAATTGTCGGTGTTGCAGGTAAATTGAACCGTAGAGGAGTGGTGACGAATGTAATGCATGGTGATAATTTCAAACCTGCCGGCAGGTTCCAGGTTATTGAACCAAAAAAAGTTCAAACTGTGGATGAAGTTTTAATAATTATTCCCAAAAAAGTTTTTGAAGATTTTAAATTTGATGAAGCTGTTTGCGATAACTGGCATTTATATTCAGTAGATTACAGTTTAAGTATGAAAAAATGGGGATTAAATTCATATGTTATTCCCAGTACTGTATATCATAAATCCAATGGAATTTCATCTTATAATGAGGAATATTACCGTACATTAAAAAAAATATTGAAAAAACATAAAAATTCTTACCTGTTCATCTACACCACTATGGACAATTGGAGTACTTTATTAAGCTTGAATTTTCAAAGAAAGACATTATGGCGTAAGTTCAACACATTTTTAGATATAGTTTCTGAAAATTTATAAACCGATTTAATACAAAATAATATAATTTAATCCAGTATAATCTAGTTCAATCTAATATAATCCGGTTTAATAGTTTAACAATTCTATCAAATTAATCACCAAATCACATTAAAAGCATGGAATTGATTTAAAACTTCCTTTTAAAGGTGAATCCCTTGGAAAAATTGGTTTCAATAGTTACATTAAATTGGAATGGTAAAGAAGTTTTATTGGAGTGTTTGGAATCTCTTAAAAAGTTGGATTACTCCAATTATGAAATTATAGTAGTGGATAATGGTTCAACTGATGGTTCTTGTGAAATTTTAGAAGAGAATTATCCTGAGATTAAATTAATTAAAAATAAAGAGAATTTGGGGGTTGCCAGGGGAAACAATATAGGTATAAAACATTCCCAGGGCGATTATATTTTATTGCTTAATAATGACACTATAGTTGATTCTAATCTGATAAAAGAGCTGTTGAAAGTCCTTGAAAATGAAAAAAATGGGGGTGTTGTGGGTCCTAAAATCTACTATTATGATGAACCCCACAAAATATGGGCTGCTGGTGGTGGGAGAATAAACTGGCTTACTGGTGATGTTAGATTATTTGGAGGAGACGAAATAGACCTGGGACAATATGAAGACATAACCGATGTGGATTATGTTAGTGGATGTGCATTGTTTACCCGGAGGGAATTGTTCGAGAAAATTGGTTATCTCGATGAAATCTATTTTGCTTACTTTGAAGAAACTGATTGGTGTGTACGTGCCTGTAAAGAAGGATTTAGGTTACTGTACGCCCCCCAAGCTAATATGTGGCACAAGGTAAGATCTTCCAGTCGGACCATCAGCGGATTTCATGAATATCAGATGACCCGTAACATGTTCTGGTTTTTGAAAAAACATTTAGATAAACAACATTACAGGAATTTTCTGATCTATTTTTTCTTTATCAAACTATGGTATAAGATAGGGATCTATCTATTCTATGATAAAGAATTAAAAGCGTTAAAACCTTTTTTTAAGGGAATAAGTGATGGAATAAAATAATAAAAAATTTTAATGTAATTGGATAGAATGACCCATTAGAAAATCTTTTAAATTTCAAGTTAATTTTTCGTTTTTATTTTTAAAAGGGTTTTCTAGTTAATGATGGAATTATCTGGACGTAATCTTTTTCATTTTTCGATATTTTTTAACAAACCCGTTATACATTATTTTTATTAGCTTTTTATACAGTCTTTTATTAGTTTTCATGTATTAATTTCCATTTTTATCCAATATTTCTAATCATAACTTCTTTTATCAATAACACATTTTTGTGAAACATGTCACAAAAGGAGTTAAATTATCTTTATATATGTGAATACATACCATTAAAAAAGCATAATAAAATTCTAAATTAGTTTTTCCTTACCATTAACACTAAATAAGACGAAATAAGATTAAGATAATACTAAATAAGAGGATTCAAGGATTAGGAGATAAGATGATGAATGAAACCAATAAGTTAATGGTTAAAATGA encodes:
- a CDS encoding glycosyltransferase family 2 protein, which produces MEKLVSIVTLNWNGKEVLLECLESLKKLDYSNYEIIVVDNGSTDGSCEILEENYPEIKLIKNKENLGVARGNNIGIKHSQGDYILLLNNDTIVDSNLIKELLKVLENEKNGGVVGPKIYYYDEPHKIWAAGGGRINWLTGDVRLFGGDEIDLGQYEDITDVDYVSGCALFTRRELFEKIGYLDEIYFAYFEETDWCVRACKEGFRLLYAPQANMWHKVRSSSRTISGFHEYQMTRNMFWFLKKHLDKQHYRNFLIYFFFIKLWYKIGIYLFYDKELKALKPFFKGISDGIK
- a CDS encoding UbiA family prenyltransferase, whose product is MLKNISGIYESSRKFPYEQYLITSFPFFAILFMNGFNISFYSLFLLAPFITVMAGLFMYNTICDAPQDPEFKNPITRGDVSEKTVKLSMWACVILSIFLVLLLYKSYVSDIIFILYLFLSFSYSGLRLRFKETIFGPPVASFLLFCAAPLLLLVEFSYFNFSAILLLLGLFIVYFGHEIKHTIIEYDMDKSANCQTFAVVIGKKNSTIIEYLTLIIGFVIILMSINLIVSSSIITVVFGLLALIAIISTILYGHKNNYDINKDTFYNDLPYITTKILYIGYACLILNIPELIIFFIIWILFTDKYL
- a CDS encoding carotenoid biosynthesis protein, with translation MVFKPSINALKDNIIIYLVGEANMISINLLIGSFIVLVTLIVMFLADSLNINKDKGIKILFILFVLTIISLTISYFINSSILLLAGSVYMFAALAFSLLHSSKFVGNKKTLIFFLLAGFSGFISEILCVKYGLFGEYYYYTGTGLLLNLIPLLLPISWAVIIYICYTITNFFIYGFGGEKPRYKHNLLYLVGFLVLLSVIDGMIAVNLDMIMDPVAVSPLVQQWVWVNGGPYFGIPIGNFILWFLITFVSTFIFRLYESFKPGDGKSSHNMGLYAYAPVVYFLYLIQQAAFAIELNHIEYVLIGAATMMPFIILPFLYYVIQKK
- a CDS encoding glycosyltransferase yields the protein MRKMISIICVYNDEEILNRFLLESLKHQTKEYELILLDNRKNHFKSAAEALNHGGMISNGKYLMFVHQDVALCADDTLENFEKILESLPDTGIVGVAGKLNRRGVVTNVMHGDNFKPAGRFQVIEPKKVQTVDEVLIIIPKKVFEDFKFDEAVCDNWHLYSVDYSLSMKKWGLNSYVIPSTVYHKSNGISSYNEEYYRTLKKILKKHKNSYLFIYTTMDNWSTLLSLNFQRKTLWRKFNTFLDIVSENL